Proteins encoded together in one Mus pahari chromosome 9, PAHARI_EIJ_v1.1, whole genome shotgun sequence window:
- the Dse gene encoding dermatan-sulfate epimerase isoform X2 — translation MYETSYRRGWGFQYLHNHQPTNCMALLTGSLVLMNQGYLQEAYLWTKQVLSIMEKSLVLLREVTDGSLYEGVAYGSYTTRSLFQYMFLVQRHFDINHFGHPWLKQHFAFMYRTILPGFQRTVAIADSNYNWFYGPESQLVFLDKFVMRNGSGNWLADQIRKNRVVEGPGTPSKGQRWCTLHTEFLWYDASLKPVPPPDFGTPTLHYFEDWGVVTYGSALPAEINRSFLSFKSGKLGGRAIYDIVHRNKYKDWIKGWRNFNAGHEHPDQNSFTFAPNGVPFITEALYGPKYTFFNNVLMFSPAVSKSCFSPWEGQVTEDCSSKWSKYKHDLAASCQGRVIAADEKDGVVFIRGEGVGAYNPMLNLKNIQRNLILLHPQLLLLVDQIHLREESLLETAASFFHNVDVPFEETVVDGVHGALIRQRDGLYKMYWMDDTGYSEKAVFASVMYPRGYPYNGTNYVNVTMHLRSPITRAAYLFIGPSVDVQSFSIHGDPQRLDVFIATSEHAYATYLWTGENTGHSAFAQVIADHQKILFDQSSAIKSTTVPEVRDYAAIVEQNLQHFKPVFQLLEKQILSRVQNTASFRKTAERLLRFSDKRQTEEAIDRIFAISQQQRQQRGKSKKSRRVGKHYKFVDTVPDIFAQIEVNEKKIRQKAQILAQKEQPIDEDEEMNDLLDFADVTYEKHKNEGSMKGGFGQVRMVTSHNKAPSLSASYTRLFLILNIAIFFVMLAMQLTYFQRAQSLHGQRCLYAVLLIDSCVLLWLYSSCSQSQC, via the exons ATGTATGAAACTTCCTATAGAAGAGGATGGGGCTTCCAGTACTTGCACAACCACCAGCCCACCAACTGTATGGCGTTACTCACTGGAAGTCTTGTTCTGATGAACCAAG GGTACCTTCAGGAGGCCTACTTATGGACCAAGCAAGTTCTAAGCATCATGGAGAAGTCTCTGGTCTTGCTGCGAGAGGTGACAGATGGCTCTCTCTATGAAGGAGTTGCATACGGCAGCTATACCACTAGATCCCTGTTCCAGTACATGTTTCTTGTTCAGAGGCATTTTGACATCAACCACTTTGGCCATCCATGGCTTAAGCAACACTTTGCCTTTATGTATAGGACCATCTTGCCAG GGTTTCAGAGAACTGTAGCCATTGCAGACTCAAATTACAACTGGTTTTATGGTCCAGAAAGTCAATTAGTGTTCCTGGATAAATTTGTCATGCGTAATGGGAGTGGAAACTGGCTGGCTGACCAAATCAGAAAGAACCGTGTAGTGGAAGGTCCAGGTACCCCATCCAAAGGGCAGCGCTGGTGCACTCTACACACAGAATTTCTCTG GTATGATGCCAGCTTGAAACCAGTTCCACCTCCAGATTTTGGTACCCCAACATTGCATTATTTTGAGGACTGGGGTGTTGTGACTTATGGAAGTGCACTACCTGCAGAAATCAACAGGTCATTCCTTTCCTTCAAGTCAGGAAAACTTGGGGGGCGTGCAATATATGACATTGTccatagaaacaaatataaagacTGGATCAAAGGGTGGAGAAATTTTAATGCAGGACATGAGCATCCTGACCAAAACTCTTTCACTTTTGCCCCCAATGGTGTGCCGTTCATTACTGAGGCCCTCTATGGGCCAAAGTACACCTTCTTTAACAATGTTCTAATGTtttctccagctgtgtcaaagAGCTGCTTTTCTCCCTGGGAGGGTCAGGTCACAGAAGATTGTTCATCAAAGTGGTCAAAGTATAAGCATGACCTGGCAGCCAGCTGCCAGGGGAGAGTGATTGCAGCAGATGAAAAGGACGGGGTTGTGTTTATCCGAGGAGAAGGCGTAGGAGCATATAACCCCATGCTCAACCTGAAGAACATTCAACGGAATCTCATCCTCCTCCACCCACAGCTTCTCCTTCTTGTAGACCAGATACACCTGAGAGAGGAGAGCCTGCTGGAGACAGCAGCAAGTTTCTTCCACAATGTGGATGTCCCTTTTGAGGAGACAGTAGTAGATGGGGTTCATGGGGCTCTCATCCGGCAGCGAGACGGTCTCTATAAAATGTACTGGATGGATGATACTGGTTATAGTGAAAAAGCAGTCTTCGCCTCAGTCATGTATCCTCGGGGTTATCCCTACAATGGGACAAATTATGTGAATGTCACCATGCATCTTCGAAGTCCCATCACCAGGGCAGCTTACCTCTTCATAGGGCCATCTGTGGATGTCCAGAGCTTCAGCATCCATGGAGACCCTCAGCGGCTGGATGTGTTCATAGCTACCAGTGAACATGCCTATGCAACTTACCTGTGGACAGGTGAGAACACAGGACATTCTGCTTTTGCACAGGTCATTGCAGATCATCAGAAAATTCTGTTTGACCAGAGTTCAGCCATCAAAAGCACCACTGTCCCGGAGGTGAGAGATTATGCTGCTATTGTGGAGCAGAATCTGCAGCATTTTAAGCCCGTGTTCCAGCTGCTCGAGAAGCAGATCCTATCCCGAGTCCAGAACACAGCTAGCTTTAGGAAGACTGCTGAGCGCCTACTGAGGTTTTCagataagagacagacagaggaggccATTGACAGGATTTTTGCTATATCCCAGCAACAGCGGCAGCAGCGAGGCAAGTCAAAGAAAAGCCGAAGGGTGGGTAAGCATTACAAGTTTGTGGATACAGTCCCTGATATTTTTGCACAGATTGAAGTTAATGAGAAGAAGATTCGACAGAAAGCTCAGATTTTAGCACAGAAAGAACAGCCCatagatgaagatgaagaaatgaatgacCTTTTGGATTTTGCTGATGTCACATATGAGAAGCATAAAAATGAGGGTTCCATGAAAGGTGGCTTTGGACAGGTGCGGATGGTGACAAGTCACAACAAAGCACCTTCACTGTCAGCCTCGTATACCAGACTCTTCTTGATTCTGAACATTGCCATCTTCTTTGTCATGTTGGCAATGCAACTGACTTATTTCCAGAGGGCTCAGAGTCTCCATGGCCAAAGGTGTCTTTATGCAGTCCTCCTAATAGATAGCTGTGTCTTATTGTGGTTGTATTCCTCCTGTTCTCAATCTCAGTGCTAG